In Zhaonella formicivorans, one DNA window encodes the following:
- a CDS encoding YlbF family regulator yields the protein MSVYNKAHDLARELAASEEYKEYLKAKEKMEKDKTNLSILEEYRRKQWEVQMAQLLGQEVDEELLVQLEQIYQILSLNPAINEFLLAEYRFTRMLGDIQKILAESVESWFSVGGYNPMLN from the coding sequence ATGTCAGTATACAATAAGGCCCACGATCTGGCCCGCGAGTTGGCGGCTTCAGAGGAATATAAAGAATATCTTAAAGCTAAAGAAAAAATGGAAAAGGACAAAACTAATCTTTCCATACTGGAAGAGTACCGGCGCAAGCAATGGGAGGTACAAATGGCCCAGCTTTTGGGACAGGAAGTTGATGAAGAGTTGCTGGTGCAGTTGGAACAGATTTATCAAATTCTATCCCTCAACCCTGCTATCAATGAATTTTTGCTGGCTGAATACCGTTTTACCAGGATGCTGGGCGATATTCAAAAAATCCTGGCAGAATCGGTAGAAAGTTGGTTTAGTGTAGGAGGTTACAACCCTATGCTGAATTAA
- a CDS encoding Fur family transcriptional regulator, which produces MTKQKKVILDVLKNTDTHPTADWIYEKARKTLPDISLGTVYRNLHVLKELGEISELNYGSSYSRYDGNPAAHYHFVCEACGKVLDVDLPVQTKLNDEVASQMGLKVTHHRLEFYGLCDECQTKN; this is translated from the coding sequence ATGACTAAACAGAAAAAAGTTATTCTGGATGTACTAAAGAATACTGATACTCATCCTACAGCTGACTGGATCTATGAAAAAGCGCGCAAAACCTTACCTGATATTAGTTTGGGGACAGTATACCGCAATTTGCATGTATTAAAAGAATTGGGAGAAATCAGTGAACTGAATTATGGGAGTTCCTACAGCCGTTATGATGGCAATCCGGCAGCCCATTACCATTTTGTCTGCGAGGCATGTGGAAAAGTGCTCGACGTCGATTTGCCTGTACAAACCAAATTAAATGATGAAGTTGCAAGCCAAATGGGTTTAAAAGTAACACATCACCGTTTAGAATTTTACGGCTTATGCGATGAATGCCAAACCAAAAACTGA